A window of the Verminephrobacter eiseniae EF01-2 genome harbors these coding sequences:
- the dnaG gene encoding DNA primase encodes MSIPASFIQELLARIDLVDIVGRYVPLKKGGVNLMGLCPFHEEKSPSFSVSPAKQFYHCFGCGKSGDAISFLMAQAGLDFVEAVQDLARQAGLQVPDDNSSPADKERAAAARQKQATLSEVLEKAAAAYRQHLHDTPHAIAYFKSRGVSGAIAERYGLGYAPDGWRSLASCFARYDDPLLAESGLVIVNAEDGGKRYDRFRNRVMFPIRNVKGECIGFGGRVLGQDKPKYLNSPETPVFHKGHELYGLFEARSAIHEQGYALVTEGYMDVVALAQRGFPNTVATLGTACTPEHVQKLLRFTASVVFSFDGDAAGRRAARKALDGALPHASDTRSIKFLFLPAEHDPDSFIRSHGPEAFARHVGDAVPLSRFLLETASEGCDLGSAEGRAHMASNARPLWTALPDGVLKRQLLAELAQLTQLDARDLSDLWSPDHSRQSQRPANPGHPPALDDRHPPRDASNGHGDSGGYAVQRPAWRKSADWQSGNGNRRAAPWPPSQPRLPRTPNASRADHAARLLLAHMDLLQELTHDDHSTLCAQPAPHGPLFAWLEAQFHERGPVAWARLRESLREHECEALALKVMTGAHAQTEGELQELWLELRDLLNRMQIEDIKQQQKLLILQAAQDPTALDRYRALEQKRTALQNAAVSAASAA; translated from the coding sequence ATGTCCATCCCTGCGTCTTTCATTCAGGAACTGCTCGCCCGTATCGACCTGGTCGACATCGTGGGCCGCTACGTGCCGCTGAAAAAAGGCGGGGTCAACCTGATGGGGCTGTGCCCCTTCCATGAGGAAAAGTCGCCCTCGTTCAGCGTCAGCCCCGCCAAGCAGTTCTACCACTGCTTTGGCTGCGGCAAAAGCGGCGATGCGATCAGCTTTCTGATGGCACAGGCGGGCCTGGACTTCGTCGAGGCCGTGCAAGACCTGGCCCGGCAAGCGGGCCTGCAAGTGCCCGACGACAACAGTTCCCCGGCCGACAAGGAGCGCGCCGCCGCCGCCCGTCAAAAGCAGGCCACGCTGAGCGAAGTGCTGGAAAAAGCGGCCGCAGCCTACCGCCAGCATTTGCATGACACGCCGCACGCCATCGCCTATTTCAAAAGCCGGGGCGTCTCGGGCGCCATCGCCGAGCGCTACGGCCTCGGTTATGCGCCCGACGGCTGGCGCAGTCTGGCCAGTTGCTTTGCGCGCTACGACGACCCGCTGCTGGCAGAAAGCGGCCTGGTCATCGTCAACGCCGAAGACGGCGGCAAACGCTACGACCGCTTTCGCAACCGGGTGATGTTCCCGATCCGCAACGTCAAGGGCGAATGCATAGGCTTTGGCGGCCGCGTGCTCGGCCAGGACAAACCCAAATACCTCAACTCCCCGGAAACGCCGGTATTCCACAAAGGGCATGAACTCTACGGCCTGTTCGAGGCCCGCAGCGCCATCCATGAGCAAGGCTACGCGCTGGTCACCGAAGGCTACATGGACGTGGTGGCGCTGGCGCAGCGGGGTTTTCCGAACACCGTCGCCACCCTGGGCACGGCCTGCACGCCCGAGCATGTGCAAAAGCTGCTGCGCTTTACCGCGTCGGTGGTCTTCAGCTTCGACGGCGACGCCGCCGGGCGCCGCGCAGCACGCAAGGCGCTCGACGGCGCCCTGCCCCACGCCAGCGACACGCGCAGCATCAAGTTTCTGTTCCTGCCCGCCGAGCATGACCCGGACAGCTTCATCCGCAGCCATGGCCCCGAAGCCTTCGCCCGGCATGTGGGCGACGCCGTCCCGCTGAGCCGCTTCCTGCTCGAAACCGCCAGCGAAGGCTGCGACCTGGGCAGCGCCGAAGGCCGCGCCCACATGGCCAGCAACGCCCGCCCCCTGTGGACTGCCCTGCCCGACGGAGTGCTCAAGCGCCAGTTGCTGGCTGAACTGGCCCAACTGACCCAACTCGACGCCCGGGACCTGTCAGACCTGTGGAGCCCGGACCACAGCCGCCAGAGCCAGCGCCCCGCCAACCCGGGCCACCCGCCGGCCCTGGACGACAGACACCCCCCCCGTGACGCCAGCAACGGCCATGGCGACTCCGGCGGCTACGCAGTGCAGCGGCCGGCCTGGCGCAAAAGCGCAGACTGGCAAAGCGGCAACGGCAACAGGCGCGCCGCGCCCTGGCCGCCATCCCAACCCCGGCTGCCGCGCACGCCCAACGCCAGTCGCGCCGACCACGCGGCGCGGCTGCTGCTCGCGCACATGGATCTTCTGCAAGAACTGACCCACGACGACCACAGCACACTGTGCGCCCAGCCAGCGCCGCACGGACCGCTGTTCGCCTGGCTGGAGGCGCAGTTTCACGAACGAGGCCCGGTGGCCTGGGCGCGGCTGCGCGAAAGCCTGCGCGAGCACGAATGCGAAGCCCTGGCGCTCAAAGTGATGACCGGCGCCCATGCCCAGACCGAAGGCGAGTTGCAGGAGTTGTGGCTGGAACTGCGCGATCTGCTCAACCGCATGCAGATCGAAGACATCAAGCAGCAGCAAAAGCTGCTGATCCTGCAAGCAGCACAAGACCCGACAGCCCTCGATCGCTACCGCGCCCTGGAACAAAAGCGCACCGCTTTACAAAACGCAGCCGTCAGTGCCGCCAGCGCGGCCTGA
- a CDS encoding S8 family peptidase gives MENHFPLLVFPQARTIDPPKGSGFTPSKPHLPEHDRQVARLDAQLASLQQDFDRYKADISGSVAGLEPETVLVIEIAGHFDEFRQAVEAIGLEWLGEWDVDDIEPDEDFFEQDKKGEKTDKPVKVRVFLSFGNEAGMRELLSLWGHWKNRHTLPRGKTKWRDVFNQTLQIRRWGMEEALRETGMLDRWRDLLDPINPAQPIHCQIELFYRKSEDRRRQGERNVVALLEAAAGRTLSSFIDMPEIAFHAVKAELPAESIRQLLNDLDSEAHDTDIQIFKFHGVMYFRTTGQSLAVTEDGEGVDTEIAEGVVNLPPIAAILDGAPNVQHQALKGRLLPDDPDNLSAQYQPGERKHGTAMASLVVHGEMAGGQSDPLPRLVYVLPIMQPDPHSMNRSEHVPDEIFFEDRIARAVRRMFEGEGTTPAQAPGICIINLSIGDPARPFIHTPSPWARLLDWLSWKYRVLFCVSAGNYPDAIDIALSGPEYLALTDTKKVEHVLKCIQTQLSGRRILSPAESINAITIGATHSDNGGNYYQGQRTDLLPSASLFSPAARLGHGFRRSIKPEILLPGGRQLYRTPVLDSQTIYQLDGGLAAPGQQVAWDSNQAGALSQTAHTRGTSNATALATRSAARIYEVLDALRAEHGENIPQELISVLIKALLVHGAKHDNDARKAIISALKPPAHQSKEVTGRYLGYGAVDIERVLACTEQRGTVLGCGEIHENEIHEYRLPLPPGLASCRVWRRMVVTLAWFTPINPNHRYLREAKLELSPSGGWEDSQLKLEPQEADRHQVLRGTVQHEVREGEKKIAAYQDGDSILLQVTCKKDATAKLDHAIPYGLAVTLEVAEGIPIPIYEQLRTRLQARLAVGAAGGTR, from the coding sequence ATGGAAAACCATTTTCCCTTGCTGGTATTCCCGCAAGCAAGAACCATTGACCCCCCAAAGGGGTCGGGCTTTACACCAAGCAAGCCACATCTTCCCGAACATGACAGGCAGGTGGCGCGTCTCGATGCGCAGCTAGCTTCTCTACAGCAGGATTTTGATCGCTACAAGGCCGATATCAGTGGTTCAGTGGCGGGGCTGGAGCCGGAGACGGTTCTGGTCATCGAAATCGCAGGCCATTTCGACGAATTCAGGCAGGCCGTGGAAGCCATTGGACTGGAATGGCTTGGCGAGTGGGATGTCGATGATATCGAACCAGATGAAGATTTTTTTGAGCAAGACAAAAAAGGTGAAAAAACTGACAAACCGGTAAAGGTGCGTGTGTTTCTATCGTTTGGCAATGAAGCCGGAATGCGGGAGTTGCTGTCGCTATGGGGACATTGGAAAAATAGGCACACACTCCCACGCGGAAAAACAAAATGGCGCGATGTGTTCAATCAGACCTTGCAAATTCGCCGCTGGGGAATGGAAGAGGCGCTGCGCGAGACAGGTATGCTGGATCGCTGGCGAGATTTGCTCGACCCCATCAATCCGGCGCAACCAATCCACTGTCAGATCGAGCTGTTCTATCGCAAATCAGAAGACAGACGCAGGCAGGGCGAGCGCAATGTTGTCGCATTGCTGGAAGCGGCTGCTGGCCGCACATTGAGTAGCTTTATCGACATGCCGGAAATCGCCTTTCATGCGGTCAAGGCCGAATTGCCCGCAGAAAGCATCCGGCAGCTTTTGAACGATCTGGATTCCGAGGCTCACGACACCGACATCCAGATTTTCAAGTTTCACGGCGTCATGTATTTCCGCACCACCGGGCAAAGCCTTGCAGTCACGGAAGACGGCGAAGGCGTTGATACAGAAATAGCCGAAGGGGTAGTTAACCTGCCCCCCATCGCAGCCATTCTCGATGGTGCGCCCAATGTGCAGCATCAGGCACTGAAGGGGCGATTGTTGCCGGACGACCCGGACAATCTTTCTGCGCAGTACCAACCGGGTGAAAGAAAGCACGGCACGGCAATGGCGTCTCTGGTGGTGCATGGAGAAATGGCGGGCGGCCAATCCGATCCGTTGCCGCGTCTGGTGTATGTACTGCCCATCATGCAGCCAGACCCTCACTCCATGAACCGGAGCGAGCATGTTCCCGATGAGATTTTCTTCGAGGATCGCATTGCGCGTGCGGTCAGGCGGATGTTTGAAGGCGAAGGCACAACGCCCGCACAAGCACCCGGTATTTGCATCATCAATCTCTCCATCGGCGACCCGGCACGCCCTTTCATTCACACGCCCAGCCCTTGGGCAAGGCTGCTGGATTGGCTGTCGTGGAAGTACCGTGTGCTTTTCTGCGTAAGCGCCGGAAACTATCCAGATGCCATCGACATTGCTTTGTCTGGGCCGGAATATCTGGCCTTGACCGACACCAAAAAGGTCGAGCATGTGCTTAAGTGCATTCAGACCCAGTTGTCCGGGCGGCGAATCCTGTCTCCTGCAGAATCCATCAATGCCATCACGATCGGCGCAACCCACTCTGACAACGGTGGAAACTATTACCAAGGGCAGCGCACAGACTTGCTACCCAGCGCATCGTTGTTTAGCCCTGCTGCGCGGCTTGGGCATGGGTTTCGCCGTTCCATCAAGCCGGAAATACTCCTCCCAGGGGGGCGGCAACTTTATCGCACCCCAGTGCTGGATAGCCAAACCATCTATCAACTGGATGGCGGGCTTGCTGCGCCGGGCCAGCAAGTCGCCTGGGACAGCAATCAGGCTGGTGCTTTGTCGCAAACCGCCCATACACGCGGCACCAGCAACGCCACAGCCCTTGCCACGCGCAGCGCGGCACGCATTTATGAAGTACTCGATGCACTGCGCGCGGAGCACGGAGAGAACATTCCGCAAGAGCTGATTTCCGTACTCATCAAGGCGCTGCTGGTGCATGGCGCAAAGCACGATAATGATGCCCGCAAAGCAATCATCTCAGCACTCAAACCGCCTGCGCACCAATCCAAAGAAGTCACAGGCCGCTATCTCGGGTACGGTGCCGTCGATATTGAACGGGTTCTGGCCTGCACCGAGCAGCGCGGCACGGTGTTGGGTTGTGGCGAAATTCATGAAAATGAAATCCATGAATATCGGCTGCCGCTTCCTCCCGGTCTTGCCAGTTGTCGGGTTTGGCGTCGCATGGTGGTGACCTTGGCATGGTTTACTCCCATCAACCCAAACCATCGATATTTGCGCGAGGCCAAACTCGAACTTTCGCCCTCTGGCGGCTGGGAGGATTCGCAACTCAAACTTGAACCCCAAGAGGCAGACCGTCACCAAGTCTTGCGCGGCACAGTGCAGCATGAGGTGCGTGAAGGTGAGAAAAAAATCGCAGCTTATCAGGATGGCGACAGCATATTGCTGCAAGTGACCTGCAAAAAAGATGCGACAGCCAAACTCGACCACGCCATTCCTTACGGCCTGGCCGTCACTCTGGAAGTGGCCGAAGGTATTCCCATCCCCATTTATGAACAACTCCGCACCAGACTTCAGGCGCGATTGGCGGTAGGCGCTGCCGGAGGAACACGCTAA
- a CDS encoding AAA family ATPase, which yields MAQSDLLVDLFKTATSGDQLAFRKIAEGLIQEEKQKGHRLLAERLAKALQANATPFARPPAAKMNGGSMNKELFYEMTPERNLDSLILPEKIKTQVRELIEEQHRSELLHAHNLHARNRVLLAGPPGNGKTTLAEALAFELMYPLIVIRYETLVGSYLGETSSRLKNVLDYARTQRCVLFFDEFETLGKERGDTHETGEIKRVVSSLLLQLDAMPDYVVVVAASNHPELLDKAVWRRFQLRIELPRPSREQLTICIASIAQRCNINFGYEPETLAKHLSGLNFAEVEEFCLGVVRRAVLDMKTENAKPLTQLKLEQWKSRFKSAHDKPATTASKGIDR from the coding sequence ATGGCACAATCTGATTTATTGGTTGATCTGTTTAAAACCGCGACCAGCGGAGATCAGCTTGCGTTCCGAAAAATCGCCGAAGGGCTGATTCAGGAAGAAAAGCAAAAGGGTCACCGATTGCTGGCGGAGCGGCTGGCCAAAGCGCTTCAAGCCAATGCAACGCCTTTTGCACGGCCTCCGGCGGCGAAGATGAATGGTGGCAGTATGAACAAGGAACTGTTTTACGAGATGACGCCAGAGCGCAATCTGGACAGCCTGATATTGCCCGAGAAGATCAAGACGCAGGTGCGGGAGCTTATTGAAGAACAGCACCGTTCAGAACTACTCCACGCACATAACCTGCACGCGCGAAATCGGGTCTTGCTCGCGGGTCCGCCTGGCAATGGCAAAACGACGCTGGCGGAAGCCTTGGCTTTTGAACTGATGTACCCGCTCATCGTCATTCGTTACGAAACATTGGTGGGCAGCTATCTTGGTGAAACATCGAGCCGATTGAAAAACGTGCTGGATTACGCCAGAACACAGCGTTGCGTATTGTTTTTCGATGAATTCGAGACCCTGGGCAAGGAGCGCGGCGATACGCATGAGACCGGGGAAATCAAAAGGGTCGTGAGCTCTTTGCTGCTGCAACTGGATGCAATGCCTGACTACGTGGTGGTGGTCGCAGCGAGCAATCACCCGGAGCTACTGGACAAGGCCGTCTGGCGGCGTTTTCAACTGCGCATCGAATTGCCCAGGCCAAGCCGTGAGCAGTTGACCATTTGCATTGCGTCCATTGCACAGCGCTGCAATATCAATTTTGGTTACGAACCGGAAACCTTGGCAAAACACCTGTCGGGGTTGAATTTTGCCGAAGTGGAAGAGTTTTGTCTTGGTGTGGTTCGTCGCGCCGTGCTCGACATGAAAACGGAAAACGCCAAGCCGTTGACCCAACTGAAACTTGAGCAGTGGAAAAGCCGTTTCAAATCGGCACATGACAAACCTGCGACAACAGCCAGCAAAGGAATTGATCGCTGA
- a CDS encoding helix-turn-helix domain-containing protein has translation MSTSTNEGEILTIGQGADYLKVTQRTIYRPAAAKEIPAFGVGGVWRFSRVDIDGWIEQQSRPVPGHAGNGTGKRPSDKGDQEERKQC, from the coding sequence ATGTCCACCAGCACCAACGAGGGCGAAATCCTCACCATCGGGCAGGGCGCCGACTACCTGAAAGTCACGCAACGAACGATCTACAGGCCCGCAGCCGCCAAGGAGATCCCGGCCTTCGGGGTCGGCGGGGTATGGCGGTTCTCGCGTGTCGATATCGATGGCTGGATCGAGCAGCAGTCAAGGCCAGTCCCCGGACATGCCGGAAACGGCACGGGCAAGCGTCCGTCGGACAAGGGTGACCAAGAGGAACGAAAACAATGCTGA
- a CDS encoding DUF499 domain-containing protein — MLNLTLREEFRGNRLKGTAIELSNDKNTGATQMAAEAFLQITYPTRDLLKGIEAVGPNQGRPVVVIGERGLGKSHLMAVLYHAVNDAASTRVWLNHWAATLGDPQIAKIALRDGMQVIGESLHRQRCKFLWDLLFDHHPHGAYIEGKWAGMGAAKTDIPSDQLILELLQHRPTMLLLDEFQTWYDGLTNSKQHPWKNWAFTFIQILSEIAKEHPDLLVLVISVRNGGGDAYQQVHRVNPVVIDFQAGGDAERIQQDRRRMLLHRLFDNRRQIAAASIESLVAGHVAESFRLLEVPPSEQERKRREFTESWPYAPHLLRLLEEQVLVATDAQETRDMIRILANLYKTRGAAAPVLTAADFRLDDDASGIAALLDSVSNERHRALRTKARQNIIAVTEAVADHARRAPHLQELVSALWLRSIAVGNLAGAEGATLQADITRSQAIDDNAFQVELATIVENSFNIHQDGLRLVFREEENPRAKLRACARNDKLFADGSDQAQLARQIRYVIGSADEVAKTFRVIALPKAWQTDPWSALDEAERPERWDERLPILVLPEEPDHLGLRLGRWLRDHLQKRRNTVRFLLPCSGSTNAFQDRDLLILARAEMKAQEWSGQNPEYKKLHSEFQAALRDKLKKRFDRFAVLQRWNFADPGQCTFSVESLKKQGAQIPEGIEEALTNDLFVPEDFEDLVLQAASENAALGKLLRELQEPRPAGQDCIAWLGETTMKERILRLCAKGKVAINLRGMEYLQTHPGEDEDTAWRRLRPKLSLTGRHLDDVFVMLPSAVPATGGSTPPAPAPAPTSGGGSFGGDGGTPPVPGGDMFPGAPPAPTPEGIFGGDGSTARPRIPLSNPATSPLNLIGKIEGWGIGPATKVAQVSIKISTATGAQLKELLKKLPEGMTFELNLEKEDD, encoded by the coding sequence ATGCTGAACCTGACCCTGCGAGAAGAATTTCGAGGCAATCGCCTCAAAGGGACGGCCATCGAGCTTTCCAACGACAAAAATACCGGCGCGACGCAGATGGCTGCCGAGGCGTTTTTGCAGATCACGTATCCGACCCGCGATTTGCTCAAAGGGATCGAGGCGGTCGGCCCGAACCAGGGCCGTCCGGTGGTGGTGATTGGCGAGCGCGGCCTGGGCAAGTCGCACCTGATGGCCGTGCTGTACCACGCGGTCAACGATGCCGCATCGACCCGTGTGTGGCTGAACCACTGGGCCGCCACCCTTGGCGACCCGCAGATCGCCAAGATCGCGCTGCGCGACGGAATGCAGGTGATTGGTGAAAGCCTGCACCGTCAGCGCTGCAAGTTCCTGTGGGATTTGCTGTTCGATCACCATCCCCACGGCGCCTACATCGAGGGCAAATGGGCGGGCATGGGCGCGGCCAAGACCGACATCCCGTCCGACCAACTGATCCTTGAACTATTGCAGCACAGGCCCACGATGCTGCTGCTGGACGAATTCCAGACGTGGTACGACGGCTTGACCAACAGCAAGCAGCATCCCTGGAAAAACTGGGCCTTCACCTTCATCCAGATACTCTCCGAAATTGCCAAGGAGCATCCAGACCTTCTGGTGCTGGTGATCTCGGTGCGCAACGGCGGCGGCGACGCCTACCAGCAGGTGCATCGTGTCAATCCGGTCGTCATCGACTTCCAGGCCGGCGGCGACGCCGAGCGCATCCAGCAGGACCGGCGCCGGATGCTGCTGCACCGTCTGTTCGATAACCGCCGGCAGATTGCTGCGGCCAGCATCGAGTCGCTGGTGGCCGGGCATGTCGCGGAGAGCTTTCGCCTGCTGGAGGTGCCGCCGTCCGAGCAAGAGCGCAAGCGCCGTGAATTTACCGAATCCTGGCCCTATGCGCCGCACCTGCTGCGCCTGCTGGAAGAGCAGGTGCTGGTTGCCACCGACGCGCAGGAAACGCGCGACATGATCCGCATCCTGGCCAACCTCTACAAGACCCGTGGCGCAGCGGCGCCGGTGCTGACGGCTGCCGATTTCCGGCTGGACGACGATGCCTCAGGCATTGCCGCGCTGCTCGATTCGGTGTCGAACGAGCGCCACCGCGCATTGCGCACGAAGGCCCGGCAGAACATCATCGCGGTCACCGAAGCCGTGGCCGACCACGCCCGTCGCGCCCCGCATCTGCAAGAGCTCGTCAGCGCCCTGTGGTTGCGCTCGATTGCCGTCGGCAACCTGGCCGGCGCCGAGGGCGCGACCTTGCAGGCCGACATTACGCGCAGCCAGGCCATCGACGACAACGCCTTCCAGGTAGAACTGGCGACCATCGTCGAAAACAGCTTCAACATCCATCAGGATGGGCTGCGGCTGGTTTTCCGCGAGGAAGAGAACCCGCGTGCCAAACTGAGGGCCTGCGCACGCAACGACAAGCTCTTTGCCGACGGCTCCGATCAGGCCCAACTCGCCAGGCAGATTCGTTACGTCATCGGCAGCGCCGACGAGGTGGCCAAGACCTTCCGCGTCATCGCGCTGCCGAAAGCCTGGCAGACCGACCCCTGGTCAGCCTTGGATGAAGCCGAGCGGCCCGAGCGCTGGGACGAGCGCTTGCCCATTCTGGTCTTGCCGGAAGAACCCGACCACCTGGGCCTGCGCCTTGGCCGCTGGCTCAGGGATCACCTGCAAAAGCGCCGCAACACCGTGCGCTTTCTGCTGCCGTGCTCCGGCTCCACCAATGCCTTTCAAGACCGCGACCTGCTGATCCTGGCCCGCGCCGAAATGAAGGCGCAAGAGTGGAGCGGCCAGAACCCCGAATACAAGAAACTGCACAGCGAATTCCAGGCTGCGCTGCGCGACAAGCTGAAAAAGCGCTTCGACCGCTTCGCCGTGCTGCAGCGCTGGAATTTCGCCGACCCGGGCCAATGCACATTCAGCGTCGAGAGCCTGAAAAAGCAAGGCGCGCAGATCCCCGAAGGCATCGAAGAAGCGCTGACCAACGACCTGTTCGTGCCCGAGGACTTCGAGGACCTCGTGCTGCAAGCCGCCAGCGAAAACGCGGCGCTGGGCAAACTGCTGCGCGAGCTTCAGGAGCCTCGTCCGGCGGGGCAGGATTGCATTGCCTGGCTCGGCGAAACCACGATGAAAGAGCGCATCCTGCGCCTGTGCGCCAAGGGCAAGGTCGCCATCAACCTGCGCGGCATGGAATACCTGCAAACCCATCCGGGCGAGGATGAAGACACCGCGTGGCGGCGTCTGCGGCCCAAGCTCTCGCTGACGGGTCGCCACCTCGACGACGTGTTTGTGATGCTGCCCTCGGCCGTGCCCGCCACCGGAGGTTCCACGCCGCCCGCGCCAGCGCCCGCACCAACCAGTGGCGGCGGGTCGTTTGGCGGCGATGGCGGGACGCCACCCGTTCCCGGCGGCGACATGTTCCCCGGAGCGCCACCTGCGCCCACGCCGGAGGGCATCTTCGGCGGGGACGGCAGCACCGCCAGGCCGCGCATCCCGCTGTCGAATCCCGCCACGTCGCCGCTCAACCTGATCGGCAAGATCGAAGGCTGGGGCATCGGCCCGGCCACGAAGGTGGCGCAGGTGTCCATCAAGATCTCCACCGCCACCGGCGCGCAGCTCAAGGAACTGCTCAAGAAACTGCCTGAAGGCATGACCTTCGAGCTGAACCTTGAGAAGGAGGACGACTGA
- a CDS encoding alkaline phosphatase D family protein — MSALQRRAFLLHAAWAASAGSAPRRAWSRSPALGRNPFALGVASGEPAPDGLVLWTRLLLAEPGQQQTPYSVRWELAHDSRFARIVQRGQAPALPQLGHGVHVQLHGLAPERWYHYRFMLGDAVSATGRTRTAPAPGMLPAALRLAFASCQRWEHGHYAAWRHLAADQPDLVSRHRSSVGLRWPSKRIAALHRLPIRSVLASAAPCAALRWLRAAYDI; from the coding sequence ATGTCCGCGCTACAGCGCCGCGCCTTCTTGCTGCACGCAGCATGGGCGGCAAGCGCCGGCAGCGCGCCCCGCCGGGCCTGGAGCCGGTCGCCGGCGCTCGGTCGCAACCCCTTCGCGCTGGGCGTTGCCAGCGGCGAGCCTGCGCCCGACGGCCTGGTGCTATGGACGCGCCTGCTGCTGGCCGAACCCGGCCAGCAGCAAACCCCGTACAGCGTGCGCTGGGAACTGGCGCATGACAGCCGCTTTGCGCGCATCGTGCAACGAGGCCAGGCCCCGGCCCTGCCGCAACTGGGCCATGGCGTGCATGTGCAACTGCACGGCCTGGCGCCCGAGCGCTGGTACCACTACCGCTTCATGCTGGGCGATGCGGTCAGCGCCACGGGCCGCACGCGCACCGCGCCCGCCCCGGGCATGCTGCCGGCTGCGCTGCGCCTGGCTTTTGCCTCCTGCCAGCGCTGGGAGCACGGGCATTACGCGGCCTGGCGCCATCTGGCCGCCGATCAGCCCGACCTGGTGTCGCGTCACCGATCATCTGTCGGTCTGCGCTGGCCATCGAAGCGCATCGCGGCGTTGCATCGCTTGCCAATACGCTCGGTATTGGCAAGCGCTGCGCCTTGCGCTGCGCTCCGATGGCTGCGCGCAGCCTACGACATCTGA